A region of the Longimicrobium sp. genome:
CGGCGGGCCGGCCCCTGTACGAACAGCTGGGATTCGTTCCGACCCGCGAGATGCGCTTCGACCGCCTGCACCGATCCCGCTGAAGCGCGGCGCCGGACCGCGGCATTGTCCAGGTGCATGGGCACCGGTAGCTTGGCATGAACCCACGCAGGCCCCTCGATGCCCCGGGTTTCGCATGCCAGTCCCCCGCTCGCTGCCGCTGTTCCTGGTGCTCGCCGCCTGCGCCCCGTCGGCCCCCGCGGCGGATCCCACCCCCGCCGCACGGCCGCCGGCCACGCCGCGCGTGCTTACCGTCTCCGATGCGCAAGCGCCCGCCGCGGGAACGGTCGCCACGAGCGTGCTGCACGAGAGCCCCACCTCGGTTTCCCGCATCATGCGGCTTGCGCCCGGCGCGCAGATCCCGGAGCATCATCACCCCGCGCACGACGAAACCTTCTTCGTGCACCAGGGAACCGTCACCGCGGTGCTGAACGGACAGGAGCACACCGTCCGGGCCGGCGGCCTGGTGCACATCCCCGCCGGCACCGTCATCGTCGGGCGCAACCCGGGCTCGGAGGAGGCCGTCGTCGTGGTGGTGTTCTCGTCGAACGGAACGGGCGGCCCACTCACCGTGGCGGGGCGGCCGCATCATTGAGGATGTGCGGACGATCTTCGGCGTCCCTCGTATGAACATCGTCGCGGTCATCGGGAGCGCTCGGCGGGATGGGGATTCCACCCGGCTGGCCGAGGCGGTGCTTGCGGGCCGGATCGCGCAGCGGTTCGACCTCGCGTCGCTGCACGTTCGCGATTACGAGTATGGCCGAGCCATCGAGGGAGACGATTTCCTCGCCGTGGCGGAGGCGATTGCGAACGCCGACGGAGTCCTCTTCGTCACGCCGGTCTACTGGTACGCGATGAGCGGCGTGCTGAAGCGCTTCTTCGACCGGCTGACCGACCTGATCACGGTACGGAAGCCGCTGGGGCGCCGCCTCGCGGGGCGCTCCCTGTGGGTGGCCGCCTGCGGAACGGACCCGGTGCTCCCGGAGGGCTTCGAGGTCCCGTTTCGGCAAACGGCGGAATACTTCGACATGGTCTACGGCGGGTCGCTCTACGCCAGCATCCGGACCGGTGAGGTGCTGTCACCGGAGCAGGCGAGGCAGGCGGACGAGTTCGGGGCCCGGATGTTCAGTGCAGCGGTTCCCGGGATCACGCAGCCGGGGTGAGCGCTCGCGACGTTGCCCAGCAGATCCGCGAGACATCTACATGCCAAGCTCCAACTCTTTCCTGCTCATTCCATGTCGTCGATCCAGCGCCGCGAGTTGAAGGCGTTTCTGAACCAGCTCTCCAAGGAACAGATCATCGAGCAGGTCGCCGCGCTCTGCGACGCCGTGCCGCAGGCGGCGGACTTCTACCGGACCAAGCTTCGGGCCGGGGACGACGCTAAGGTCGCCGAGGAATACAAGGAGAAGATTCGGCGCGAGTTCGCCCGCAGGTCCACGGGCGGGTTCAGGTTGAGCAGTACGCGCAAGCTGGTGACCGACTTCGACAAGATCGCGGCCTCCGCCGCAACGCCGGTGGACCTGATGCTCACCTACGTAGAGGAAGGGCTCGATGCCGTCCTCTACGTCGGCGCCCTGGATGCGAGCTTCGCGAACAGCATGGTCAGCATGTATCGGAACGCGGTCCACCGCATCGTCCAGCATGATCTGCAAGCGGAGTACGGCGCCCGGTGCGATGCGCTGCGCGCCAAGGGCGCACCGCTGGGCTGGGCTCTCGGAGATGGCCTCGACGAGATCTACATGGAATACCTGTTTGATGATCCCCTGGAGGCGTAGGATGTTCCTGTATCCAGCGCCGCGATGAGCCCATCCAACCTCGAGATCCTGGCGTACGAAGACAGCCCGCTGGGCCCGCTCTGCCTGCGGCGGCGGGAACTGCTGTCGCGCCCCGGAACGGTGGTCACCGAAGTGACGCTGAACCACGCGTTCCTCATGAGCAGCTACAACACAGCCTCGGAGCGGGCGCTCGCCTCGGTGGCCCTGCAGATGCACCCGGGGACCGATCTGCGGGTGCTCGTCGGCGGGCTGGGGCTGGGGTACACGGCGAACGCGGCCCTCGCGTCCCCGCGCGTGGCCCGGGTGGAGGTGGTGGAGTTCCTTCCGCAGGTGATCGACTGGATGGAGCAGGGCCTGTTTCCGCTCGCCGCCGCGCTCACCGCCGACCCGCGGTTCTCCACGGGGGCCGGCGACGTGTACGCCCGGCTGGCCGCCGAGCCGAGCGATGTATGGGACCTGGTCCTGATCGACGTGGATCACGCCCCGGACGACCAGCTCAGCCGCACCAACGACGTGTTCTACCGCGCGGAGGGGCTGGAGCGGGCGAGCCGGCACCTGGCGCCAGGCGGCATCCTGGGCGTATGGTCGTACGCCGAAAGCTCGCCCTTCGCCGACGCGCTCCGCACGGTCTTCCATGAGGTACGCATCGAGCCCGTGACGTTCTTCAACGAGCTCATCGACGAGGAAGTCACGGACTGGCTCTTCTTCGCGCGGCACGATCTCTCATGAACCCGTCACCTGGCCACCACGCCACGTCGCCCGACCGCGCCGCGCAGCTGATCGCGACGCTCGGGCTGAAGCCGCATCCGGAAGGCGGGCACTACCGCGAGGTGTTCCGCTCGTCAGCGCTCGTCCAGCCGGGCGACGGGCGGGGCGAGCGCTCCGGCCTCACGACGATCTACTTCCTGTTGAGCGCGGGCGAGCAGAGCCGGCTTCAC
Encoded here:
- a CDS encoding cupin domain-containing protein, whose amino-acid sequence is MPVPRSLPLFLVLAACAPSAPAADPTPAARPPATPRVLTVSDAQAPAAGTVATSVLHESPTSVSRIMRLAPGAQIPEHHHPAHDETFFVHQGTVTAVLNGQEHTVRAGGLVHIPAGTVIVGRNPGSEEAVVVVVFSSNGTGGPLTVAGRPHH
- a CDS encoding NAD(P)H-dependent oxidoreductase codes for the protein MNIVAVIGSARRDGDSTRLAEAVLAGRIAQRFDLASLHVRDYEYGRAIEGDDFLAVAEAIANADGVLFVTPVYWYAMSGVLKRFFDRLTDLITVRKPLGRRLAGRSLWVAACGTDPVLPEGFEVPFRQTAEYFDMVYGGSLYASIRTGEVLSPEQARQADEFGARMFSAAVPGITQPG
- a CDS encoding DUF6155 family protein, whose translation is MSSIQRRELKAFLNQLSKEQIIEQVAALCDAVPQAADFYRTKLRAGDDAKVAEEYKEKIRREFARRSTGGFRLSSTRKLVTDFDKIAASAATPVDLMLTYVEEGLDAVLYVGALDASFANSMVSMYRNAVHRIVQHDLQAEYGARCDALRAKGAPLGWALGDGLDEIYMEYLFDDPLEA